GTTCCAGAAGACCGCGCCGGGGTTGCGGATGCCGTGCCGGTCGAGCCCGTACCGGCTCTCGTGCCCGAACGACGGGGCGGCCGCCTCGGCGGGGTTCAGCGTGGTAGCCATGCGTGCGTGCTTCGTGGGTTCGGGAAAAGCCTCCCGCCGCCCGCGCCCGCGGCGGGGGGCGAAAGCGGGAAATGCTAGCACTCCCGCCTGCACGCGGCAAGCCAGCGGGTGACGGCGGGTACGGAGTACGGGGTACGTGGTACGTAGCGCGAGGTCCGCCGCCGCGTACCCCGTATCGATCTTTCGAAATCCGCCCGCGCGCCCGCGCCGTACCTCCCGCGTCACTGCAGACCCGAACCGAGAGGAGGCGAGAGATGACGACGCAGGAGATCCGGGACCTGGTGCGCACCGTCTACGACGCGTACAACGCGCGCGACTTCGACCGCAGCGCGTCGCTGGTGGCGGAGGACGCGGAGCTGGTCAACGTGGCCACCGGGCAGGTGTTCCGCGGCCGCGAGGGCTTCGTGGCCTTCCTGAAGGGCTGGGCGGCGGCGTTCCCCGACAGCGCGGTGGAGGTGGCGGGCCTCAAGGCGGACGAGACCGGCGCGGCGGTGGAGTTCGTGGGCCGCGGCACGCACACGGGGCCGCTCGCCGGGCCGGCGGGGACGATCCCGCCCACGGGGCGCCGCGTGGAGATCCGCTTCCACGACGCGTGGGAGGTGCGGGGCGAGAAGATCGCGCGCGGGCGCACCTACTTCGACGCGCTGTCGATGCTGGCGCAGCTCGGGGTGCTCCCCGCGCCGGGCGCGGTGGACCTCACCGGCGTGGAAATCGGCGGCCCGGCGGGGGTGGGCGGTTGACCTTCCGGCCGGCTCCGGCGCGGGGCCCTCACCCGCCGCCTGAGAGCGGCAACCCTCTCCCAACTTCGGGAGAGGGTGGACTTTACGAGGGGCGCGGCGCGGAGACGGACGGTTTTCGTAGGGGCGAGGCCTGCCTCGACCGGCGGACGCCAGGTCATGCGAGAGAGGCGGGCTGACGTGTCGGAGCAGCCTCCGCGGACTCGCAGGCTCGCCCCTACGAAATTCATCGGGGCGACGAGATCCGCGTGAGGGATGCGCGCCCGACAGGGCC
The sequence above is a segment of the Longimicrobium sp. genome. Coding sequences within it:
- a CDS encoding ester cyclase → MTTQEIRDLVRTVYDAYNARDFDRSASLVAEDAELVNVATGQVFRGREGFVAFLKGWAAAFPDSAVEVAGLKADETGAAVEFVGRGTHTGPLAGPAGTIPPTGRRVEIRFHDAWEVRGEKIARGRTYFDALSMLAQLGVLPAPGAVDLTGVEIGGPAGVGG